The following coding sequences lie in one Candidatus Eremiobacterota bacterium genomic window:
- a CDS encoding peptidase S10 — protein sequence MSSRYALFWTALIFALAPPNALAASPPSPPLTSDAVTHHTIVLAGQRLAYTARAGTITLRNADDQPTARVFYTAYTLDGASPSKRAVTFLYNGGPGSSTMWLRMGSVGPVRVVTAQGRLTGPPPYRIASNPYSLLDRTDLVFIDMPGSGFGRFIGAGTRKDFWGVDEDVAAFAQFIQRYITTFNRWNSPRFLFGESYGTTRSSALAKYLQDEGISLNGVVLLSSFLNSNIDYNDGAPVGGGDWAYVLYLPTEVATAWYHNALSNPPALGNLLATVESFALGEYLDALAQGAQLAPDRYNDVVAKLHQYTGLSEQYIRNSNLRVPYDRFENELMRERGVTVGRIDTRFQTYVLDRPEVSPDWDATDAAIDSAFVSTSNYYLRQVLQYKTPLLYRGQIYDLIYADGQTWDFKHGADNQNLNVTPDLAQAMTYNPNLKVFSANGYYDFATPFFATVYALGHLYLAPAIERNISYGFYQSGHMVYLQPQALARFHDDLERWYGEVLAHA from the coding sequence ATGAGCTCGCGGTACGCGCTTTTCTGGACCGCCCTCATTTTTGCGCTCGCCCCCCCGAACGCTTTGGCGGCATCGCCGCCCTCGCCGCCCCTGACCAGCGATGCGGTCACCCATCACACAATCGTGCTCGCCGGCCAGCGACTCGCGTACACGGCTCGTGCCGGCACGATTACCTTGCGCAATGCCGACGATCAGCCGACGGCCCGTGTTTTTTATACGGCGTATACGCTCGACGGCGCGAGCCCCTCGAAGCGCGCCGTAACCTTTCTCTACAATGGCGGCCCCGGCAGTTCGACGATGTGGCTGCGCATGGGCTCCGTCGGCCCGGTCCGAGTCGTCACCGCACAAGGCCGCCTGACCGGACCACCGCCATACCGAATCGCCTCGAATCCATACTCGCTGCTCGATCGAACCGATCTGGTCTTCATCGATATGCCGGGCAGCGGATTCGGGCGCTTCATCGGCGCCGGAACGCGGAAAGACTTTTGGGGCGTCGATGAGGACGTCGCCGCGTTTGCCCAGTTCATCCAGCGGTACATCACCACTTTCAATCGCTGGAACTCACCGCGATTTCTTTTCGGCGAGTCGTACGGCACGACACGCTCGTCGGCATTGGCAAAGTATCTCCAAGACGAGGGAATTTCGCTCAACGGCGTGGTGCTGCTCTCATCGTTCCTCAACTCGAACATCGACTACAACGACGGCGCCCCGGTCGGAGGCGGTGATTGGGCCTACGTTCTCTATCTACCGACCGAAGTCGCGACGGCCTGGTACCATAACGCGCTGAGCAATCCGCCGGCGCTCGGAAATCTGCTCGCTACGGTTGAGAGCTTTGCCTTGGGCGAGTATCTCGACGCGCTCGCGCAGGGTGCGCAGCTTGCACCGGATCGCTACAACGACGTCGTAGCCAAGCTTCACCAGTATACGGGCCTCTCCGAGCAGTACATCCGTAATTCGAACCTGCGCGTTCCGTACGACCGCTTCGAGAATGAGCTGATGCGCGAGCGCGGCGTCACGGTTGGACGGATCGACACGCGCTTTCAAACCTACGTACTCGACCGGCCGGAAGTCTCACCCGATTGGGACGCGACCGACGCCGCGATCGACTCGGCCTTCGTTTCGACGAGCAACTACTATCTGCGCCAAGTGCTTCAGTATAAGACGCCCCTGCTCTATCGCGGTCAGATCTACGATTTGATCTACGCCGACGGCCAAACGTGGGACTTCAAACACGGGGCCGACAATCAAAACCTCAACGTGACGCCGGACCTTGCCCAAGCAATGACCTATAATCCGAATTTGAAAGTCTTCTCGGCCAACGGATACTACGACTTCGCCACGCCGTTCTTCGCAACGGTCTATGCGCTCGGGCACCTGTATTTAGCGCCGGCGATTGAGCGCAACATCAGCTACGGTTTCTATCAGTCGGGGCACATGGTCTATCTTCAACCGCAGGCTCTGGCGCGTTTCCACGACGATTTGGAGCGCTGGTATGGTGAGGTGCTCGCGCATGCGTAA
- a CDS encoding ComEA family DNA-binding protein codes for MIPRIALAVAVLALGAFMLAHSARSPIAQSAVTPAPQSSFAGANDRPHRTLAHDPVDDLVVDVAGAVKRPGLYHLHSGDRYARGIALAGGFDSSADAAGVNLAQRAADGDEIDVPIAGESPRTNGSPRHGPRRHSRSRRHSRNAPPRASVDVNLSDAAALARIPGVGDAIARRIVELRERDGSFTTLDELLDVAGMTDSRLERARPYLRQP; via the coding sequence ATGATACCTCGAATCGCTCTCGCCGTCGCCGTGCTTGCGCTGGGCGCTTTCATGCTGGCGCATTCTGCTCGCTCACCGATCGCGCAGTCGGCGGTCACGCCGGCGCCGCAAAGTTCCTTCGCTGGGGCGAACGACCGGCCGCATCGCACCCTTGCGCACGACCCCGTCGACGATCTCGTCGTCGATGTTGCCGGCGCGGTGAAACGGCCGGGCCTCTATCATCTGCACTCGGGCGATCGGTACGCGCGCGGGATCGCTCTGGCGGGAGGCTTCGACAGCTCGGCCGACGCTGCCGGAGTCAATCTGGCGCAGCGGGCCGCCGACGGCGACGAAATCGACGTCCCGATTGCCGGCGAGTCACCGCGGACGAACGGCTCGCCTCGCCACGGCCCGCGTCGCCATAGCCGCAGTCGTCGGCATTCACGAAACGCGCCGCCCCGGGCCAGCGTCGACGTGAACCTCTCCGATGCCGCGGCGCTTGCCCGCATCCCCGGAGTCGGCGATGCGATCGCGCGCCGAATCGTCGAGCTTCGCGAACGCGACGGAAGCTTCACGACGCTCGACGAGTTGCTCGACGTGGCGGGAATGACCGATTCGCGGCTCGAGCGCGCCCGTCCGTATCTCCGCCAACCCTAA
- a CDS encoding leucine--tRNA ligase, translating to MLAMYDFAAVERKWQRRWAEEHLYRAPDESAKPKYYAMEMLPYPSGDLHVGHAKNYTLGDSIARMMRMLGYNVLHPMGWDAFGLPAENAAIDRGIDPAAWTAENILNMRRQIRLMGTSYDWSREIATCEPEYYRWNQWLFLRLFESGLAYKREAPVNWCPHDRTVLANEQVINGRCWRCDHLVERRNLSQWFLRITAYAERLLRDIDGLSGWPERTRTMQRNWIGRSEGANVSFAVSGTDDRIEVFTTRLDTLYGVTFLAVAPEHRIVESLQRIVGAPVAEKIRNFALSLQSKSELERTSLMAKDGVFTGAWAIHPLSGERVPIWLTNYVLAEYGSGAVMGVPAHDERDFDFAKSHGLPIAPVIVPNDSAQAEPLSGAFIDDGRLIASGDFSGMSSASARDAIAERLAAGGLGGTNVSYKLRDWLISRQRYWGTPIPIVYCDRCGEVPVPDEQLPILLPPRGTIKSEGSPLAAIPEFVHAPCPRCGAAARRETDTMDTFFESSWYYLRYLDPHNDLAPWEPERAARWMSVDQYTGGAEHAVLHLLYSRFFYKFFHDRGWVTGPDEPFLHLFHHGMVLRESQKMSKSRGNVVGIDETAERNGVDAMRLFLLYVTPPEETSNWTDEGISGRVRLLNRIWRACEPHVEAAKSVRLALPDAQNADEKALLRAVHSVAKSAVDETLSRRFHYNTTIAKLDELVNVMTPAAGQAATPALLYAVAIMPLLVAPFAPHIAEELWERLGHDRSVHLERYPEPDADALAVEKITVVVQVNGRVRARITAPPEVDETAIVDLAIADPNVRAHLDGKAIVKRIYVPGKLLNFVVA from the coding sequence ATGCTGGCCATGTACGACTTTGCCGCCGTCGAGCGCAAGTGGCAACGGCGCTGGGCAGAGGAGCATCTTTATCGCGCGCCCGACGAGAGCGCGAAGCCGAAGTACTACGCCATGGAAATGCTTCCATATCCTTCGGGCGATCTTCACGTCGGACACGCCAAGAACTACACGCTGGGTGACAGCATCGCGCGTATGATGCGAATGCTCGGCTACAACGTGCTGCATCCGATGGGCTGGGACGCGTTCGGCCTGCCGGCCGAAAATGCGGCAATCGATCGTGGAATCGACCCCGCGGCCTGGACGGCAGAGAACATCCTCAATATGCGCCGGCAGATTCGCCTGATGGGGACGAGCTATGACTGGTCGCGGGAGATCGCGACGTGCGAACCCGAGTACTATCGCTGGAATCAATGGCTCTTTCTTCGGCTTTTCGAGAGCGGGCTGGCGTATAAGCGTGAAGCGCCGGTCAACTGGTGCCCGCACGATCGCACCGTGCTCGCCAACGAGCAGGTCATCAACGGCCGCTGCTGGAGATGCGACCATCTCGTCGAACGGCGCAACCTTTCGCAATGGTTCTTGCGGATCACCGCGTACGCCGAGCGGCTGCTGCGCGACATCGATGGCTTGTCGGGCTGGCCGGAACGCACGCGGACGATGCAGCGCAACTGGATCGGCCGTAGCGAAGGCGCCAACGTCAGCTTTGCCGTTTCCGGAACCGACGATCGCATCGAAGTCTTCACGACCCGGCTCGATACGCTCTACGGCGTCACGTTTCTCGCGGTCGCGCCCGAACACCGCATCGTCGAATCGCTGCAACGCATCGTCGGCGCACCAGTCGCCGAGAAGATCCGAAACTTTGCGCTGAGCTTACAATCCAAATCCGAACTCGAGCGCACGAGTCTGATGGCCAAAGACGGCGTCTTTACCGGCGCGTGGGCGATTCATCCGCTCTCCGGCGAGCGCGTGCCGATTTGGCTGACGAACTACGTTCTCGCCGAATACGGTAGCGGCGCGGTCATGGGAGTCCCCGCCCACGACGAGCGCGACTTTGATTTCGCGAAAAGCCATGGATTGCCGATCGCGCCGGTCATCGTGCCGAACGACTCCGCGCAGGCCGAGCCGCTCAGCGGCGCCTTCATTGACGATGGGCGTCTGATCGCCAGTGGGGATTTCAGCGGCATGTCGAGCGCGAGTGCGCGCGATGCAATCGCCGAGCGTCTCGCCGCCGGCGGCTTGGGCGGAACGAACGTCAGCTATAAGCTGCGCGACTGGTTGATTTCGCGTCAGCGCTATTGGGGCACGCCGATTCCCATCGTCTACTGCGACCGCTGCGGCGAAGTTCCCGTGCCCGACGAGCAGCTTCCGATTTTGCTGCCGCCCCGCGGAACCATCAAAAGTGAGGGATCGCCGCTCGCTGCGATTCCGGAGTTCGTGCACGCACCTTGTCCGCGCTGCGGCGCAGCGGCACGACGCGAGACCGACACGATGGACACCTTTTTCGAATCGTCGTGGTATTATCTTCGCTACCTCGATCCGCATAACGATCTCGCGCCATGGGAACCGGAGCGCGCCGCGCGCTGGATGAGCGTCGATCAATACACGGGCGGCGCCGAGCATGCGGTACTCCACCTTCTCTACTCGCGTTTCTTTTATAAATTTTTTCACGACCGCGGCTGGGTGACCGGCCCCGATGAGCCCTTCCTTCATCTCTTCCATCACGGCATGGTGCTCCGGGAGAGCCAGAAGATGTCGAAATCGCGCGGCAACGTTGTGGGCATCGACGAGACCGCCGAGCGCAACGGCGTCGATGCGATGCGTCTCTTCCTGCTCTACGTCACGCCGCCGGAAGAGACCAGCAATTGGACCGACGAGGGTATCAGCGGACGCGTTCGTCTGCTCAATCGCATTTGGCGCGCCTGCGAACCGCATGTCGAAGCTGCGAAGAGCGTGCGACTTGCGCTCCCCGACGCGCAGAACGCCGACGAGAAGGCGCTCCTGCGCGCCGTGCATAGCGTGGCCAAGTCAGCCGTCGACGAAACGCTTTCGCGCCGTTTTCACTACAACACGACCATCGCCAAGCTCGACGAGTTGGTCAACGTCATGACCCCGGCTGCCGGCCAGGCGGCCACGCCGGCGTTGCTCTACGCCGTGGCGATCATGCCGCTCTTGGTCGCCCCCTTCGCGCCGCACATCGCCGAAGAGCTTTGGGAACGCTTGGGGCACGACCGCTCCGTGCACCTCGAGCGCTATCCCGAACCCGATGCGGATGCGCTGGCCGTCGAAAAAATCACCGTGGTCGTGCAGGTGAATGGGAGAGTACGCGCACGGATCACCGCCCCTCCCGAGGTCGACGAAACTGCAATAGTGGACCTCGCGATCGCCGATCCGAACGTGCGCGCCCATCTCGACGGCAAGGCAATCGTTAAGCGAATCTACGTTCCCGGAAAGCTGCTCAATTTTGTAGTCGCATGA
- a CDS encoding FAD-dependent oxidoreductase — protein MKAAQRVSTDVCIVGGGPCGMMLGVLLARAGVDATVLEKHPDFFRDFRGDTVHPSTLELLYELGWLDDFLALPHDQFQTASVNIAGERIEVVDLSHLRTQCKFVALMPQWDFLNFLVGHGRRYAKFHMMMQTQGSELMENDGVVDGVRAKTSDGEIEIAAKLVVGADGRHSTIRRAAGFAVRELGAPMDILWMRIPKHSGDPTRQLGWVRTGHMAILLDRGDYWQCAYLIAKGSFATLQAQGIGALQRGLAQTVPMLADRIAELDDWSKVAMLDVRVDRLERWHRSGLLCIGDAAHAMSPIGGIGINLAIQDAVAAANLLAAPLRAGERPSDADLQRVQERRMFPTTVTQAFQTFVQDRAIDPLLQGTPITAPPLVARLFDQFPFLRRLPARLIGVGVRPEHIGTPDVYA, from the coding sequence ATGAAGGCCGCGCAGCGAGTGTCGACCGACGTCTGCATCGTCGGCGGCGGACCATGCGGAATGATGCTCGGGGTGCTCCTCGCGCGCGCGGGCGTGGATGCGACGGTGCTGGAAAAGCATCCCGATTTTTTCCGTGACTTTCGCGGCGACACGGTGCATCCGTCGACGCTCGAGCTGCTTTACGAGCTGGGATGGCTCGACGATTTCTTAGCTCTTCCCCACGATCAATTTCAAACTGCCAGCGTCAACATTGCGGGCGAGAGGATCGAGGTAGTCGATCTCTCCCATCTGCGGACCCAGTGCAAGTTCGTTGCGCTCATGCCGCAGTGGGACTTCTTGAATTTCCTCGTCGGACACGGACGCCGTTACGCTAAGTTCCACATGATGATGCAAACGCAAGGCAGCGAGTTGATGGAGAACGATGGCGTCGTCGACGGCGTCCGGGCGAAGACTTCAGACGGTGAGATTGAGATTGCGGCTAAGCTCGTCGTCGGTGCCGATGGGCGTCATTCGACGATTCGGCGCGCCGCCGGTTTCGCCGTACGTGAGCTCGGCGCGCCGATGGACATCCTCTGGATGCGCATCCCCAAGCATTCGGGCGATCCCACGAGGCAGCTTGGGTGGGTGCGGACCGGTCACATGGCGATCTTGCTCGATCGCGGCGATTACTGGCAGTGCGCATACCTGATCGCGAAGGGCTCGTTCGCGACGTTGCAGGCGCAAGGAATTGGAGCATTGCAGCGCGGGCTCGCACAGACCGTGCCGATGCTCGCCGATCGCATCGCCGAGCTGGACGATTGGTCGAAGGTCGCCATGCTCGACGTGCGCGTCGACCGTCTCGAGCGCTGGCATCGCTCCGGATTACTCTGCATCGGCGATGCGGCGCATGCGATGTCCCCGATCGGCGGCATCGGAATCAATCTTGCAATTCAGGATGCTGTTGCGGCGGCCAATCTGCTCGCGGCGCCCCTGCGCGCCGGCGAGAGACCTTCCGATGCGGACTTGCAGCGGGTGCAAGAGCGTCGCATGTTTCCGACCACCGTGACGCAAGCATTCCAAACGTTCGTCCAGGATCGCGCCATCGATCCGTTGCTGCAAGGCACGCCGATCACGGCGCCGCCGCTGGTGGCACGTCTCTTCGATCAGTTTCCATTTCTGCGCCGGCTTCCAGCTCGGCTGATCGGCGTCGGAGTGCGTCCCGAACATATTGGTACTCCCGACGTGTACGCATGA
- a CDS encoding long-chain fatty acid--CoA ligase: protein MLSAALPAKETLPSLIRRALAQPRDEVLVERVGGTWTPTSSERLLQRVYDVACAIRGSGLGAGDRVALIAHNCIDWIVCDFATFFAGCVVVPIYPTQALDHLGYILEHSGAQLLFVDNETTAARVGDSGAPAATLVRFDSLGPDGLAAFEARGAALRAAQPSLPAAYEATLLPDDLAVLIYTSGTTGSPKGVMLSHDNLSFNAQVSLECGFEGIEVGRDVLSVLPYSHIYEHTVIYIYLIAKVRYFICHDPNELLNDLREVRPVEMTAVPRIFDRVLAGIRGQARSAGGLRGRLVPWALDVGRRHAWATTRGDGSGARAGLEYAVAKKLVLAKIRRALGLDRIEFLTSGSAPLHIDTAMTFLGLGIPIMQGYGLTETSPVVSVSRISQNEYGAVGRPISGVDVRIAGDGEVLVRGRNVMQGYYRDPAASAEAIVDGWLHTGDVGEIDAAGFLRITDRKREIFKTGTGKWVSPARIEANIKRSIFVAHALVIGSGRAYPIALVSPNWPLVRVELNLSNDLSPELLAQRDDVRAFISHEVHKQTHGLATHEQIRRVIVVSQEFSVESGELSPSMKIKRRVVEERYARDIAQAYGEISPAASI from the coding sequence GTGCTGTCCGCGGCGCTTCCCGCAAAAGAGACGCTTCCGAGCCTAATCCGACGAGCGCTGGCTCAACCGCGCGATGAAGTCCTCGTCGAGCGAGTTGGCGGCACGTGGACGCCGACGTCGAGCGAGCGATTGTTGCAACGCGTGTACGACGTCGCGTGCGCGATCCGGGGAAGCGGTCTTGGCGCGGGAGATCGCGTTGCGCTTATCGCGCACAATTGCATCGATTGGATCGTCTGCGATTTTGCGACGTTCTTTGCCGGCTGCGTGGTCGTGCCGATCTACCCGACGCAGGCCCTCGATCACCTCGGCTACATTCTCGAGCATTCCGGTGCGCAGCTGCTCTTCGTCGACAATGAAACGACGGCAGCACGCGTAGGTGACTCGGGCGCGCCGGCGGCAACGCTCGTGCGTTTCGACTCGCTAGGCCCCGACGGGCTCGCGGCGTTCGAAGCTCGGGGTGCCGCGCTGCGCGCGGCCCAGCCGTCACTGCCCGCGGCGTATGAAGCGACCTTGCTTCCCGATGATTTGGCCGTCTTGATTTACACGTCAGGTACGACGGGGTCGCCGAAAGGCGTCATGCTTTCGCACGATAACCTCAGCTTTAACGCGCAGGTTTCGCTCGAGTGCGGATTCGAGGGAATCGAGGTGGGCCGCGACGTCCTATCGGTACTGCCGTACTCGCACATTTACGAGCACACCGTTATCTATATCTACCTCATCGCGAAGGTTCGGTATTTCATCTGCCACGACCCCAACGAGCTGCTCAACGATCTTCGCGAGGTGCGACCGGTCGAGATGACGGCGGTGCCGCGGATCTTCGATCGCGTGCTCGCGGGAATACGAGGGCAGGCGCGCAGCGCCGGTGGCCTGCGAGGCAGGCTCGTGCCGTGGGCGCTCGACGTGGGCCGGCGCCACGCCTGGGCGACGACTCGCGGCGACGGTAGCGGCGCACGGGCCGGCCTGGAATACGCTGTTGCAAAAAAGCTCGTGCTTGCCAAGATTCGCCGCGCGCTTGGGCTCGACCGCATCGAGTTTCTCACGAGCGGAAGCGCACCGCTCCATATCGATACCGCCATGACGTTCTTGGGGCTGGGCATTCCGATCATGCAGGGCTACGGCCTCACCGAAACCTCGCCGGTCGTTTCGGTAAGCCGGATTTCGCAGAACGAGTATGGGGCCGTTGGGCGCCCGATCTCCGGCGTCGACGTGCGCATCGCCGGCGACGGCGAAGTCTTGGTTCGCGGACGCAACGTGATGCAAGGATACTATCGCGACCCCGCGGCCAGCGCGGAGGCGATCGTCGATGGTTGGCTGCACACCGGCGACGTCGGCGAAATCGATGCGGCCGGCTTTTTGCGCATCACCGACCGGAAGCGCGAGATTTTCAAGACCGGAACCGGAAAATGGGTATCGCCCGCGCGCATCGAGGCGAATATCAAACGCTCCATATTCGTGGCGCACGCGCTGGTGATCGGCAGCGGCCGCGCCTATCCGATCGCACTCGTATCGCCGAATTGGCCGCTCGTGCGCGTCGAGCTGAACCTATCGAACGATCTGTCGCCCGAGTTGCTGGCGCAGCGCGACGACGTTCGCGCTTTCATCTCGCATGAGGTGCACAAGCAGACCCATGGATTGGCGACCCACGAACAAATTCGGCGCGTGATCGTCGTAAGTCAAGAGTTCAGCGTCGAGAGCGGCGAGCTTTCACCCTCGATGAAAATTAAGCGCCGCGTCGTCGAAGAGCGGTACGCGCGCGATATCGCGCAGGCGTATGGCGAGATTTCGCCGGCCGCCTCGATCTGA
- a CDS encoding PadR family transcriptional regulator, producing the protein MHRVDELIRGPVKSKTIFPALILHLIQQRPDHGYGLMQQIEALCGDLIAVNTNTIYPLLRRLEERGFVTASWEHPTKRSRRVYAITQEGAERLKRIKSLMLPYLDSVAGAIARLKTELYG; encoded by the coding sequence GTGCACCGCGTCGACGAGCTGATTCGCGGGCCGGTCAAAAGCAAGACGATTTTTCCCGCGCTGATCCTTCATCTGATCCAGCAGCGCCCCGATCATGGCTATGGACTGATGCAGCAGATCGAAGCGTTGTGCGGCGACTTGATCGCCGTCAACACCAACACCATCTATCCGTTGCTGCGGCGGCTCGAGGAGCGGGGGTTCGTCACCGCCTCGTGGGAGCACCCGACCAAGCGATCTCGGCGGGTCTACGCAATCACGCAGGAGGGAGCCGAACGGCTGAAGCGCATCAAGAGCTTGATGCTTCCCTATCTTGACTCGGTCGCCGGAGCGATTGCACGCTTGAAAACGGAATTATACGGATGA
- a CDS encoding peptidase S10: MRNLLVAAAALLIAAGPAPAAKPPSADGSDSVTQHSIVLSGKTYAYTARAGTIALENDKGDTTSRMFYTAFTVDGADPRSRPVTFLYNGGPGSSTIWLRMGSVGPMRVQVGDAAATHDAPFNLVDNQYSLLDRTDLVFVDAPDTGFSRIVGPGKPSDFFGADADVHAFAQFVSRYITSYGRWNSPKFLFGESYGTPRSAMLVNYLQRQGIGINGVVLLSSVLDFSLDWSINFTPTAIGGGDWAFPLYLPTEAAASWYHHALPGPSTTLDVLLPQVENFAMHEYLNALAQGSRVSPSLYNDVASKLHQYTGLSESYIRESNLRVPYWRYETQLFRDSGVAVGRYDARYTSYNLDRLGDRPDFDPTDSAIDAAFVATGNYYMRQVLGYHTGLIYRPITNLFREWDWKHNGAVPLNTAQDLASAMVFDPNLRVFSANGYYDFATPFWATVYTLNHLTIPSQLQQNITYGFYESGHMVYLHPDALARFHDDLESWYGRVLGR, from the coding sequence ATGCGTAATCTGCTCGTCGCGGCCGCGGCACTGTTGATTGCCGCCGGACCGGCGCCGGCCGCAAAGCCGCCGTCCGCCGACGGTTCCGATTCGGTGACACAGCATTCGATCGTGCTGAGCGGCAAGACCTACGCCTACACGGCACGCGCCGGGACGATCGCGCTCGAGAACGACAAAGGCGACACGACGTCGCGGATGTTCTACACCGCATTCACCGTCGACGGCGCCGATCCGCGATCGCGTCCGGTGACCTTTCTCTACAACGGCGGCCCGGGGAGCTCCACGATCTGGCTGCGCATGGGGTCGGTCGGCCCGATGCGGGTGCAGGTCGGAGACGCGGCCGCGACGCACGACGCGCCGTTCAATCTGGTCGATAACCAGTATTCGCTGCTCGACCGAACCGACTTAGTCTTCGTCGACGCGCCCGACACGGGCTTCAGCAGAATTGTCGGCCCAGGAAAGCCTAGCGACTTTTTTGGAGCAGACGCCGACGTGCACGCCTTCGCGCAGTTCGTCTCGCGATATATCACGTCGTACGGCCGGTGGAACTCGCCAAAGTTCTTGTTCGGAGAATCCTACGGTACGCCGCGCTCGGCGATGCTCGTGAACTACCTGCAGCGTCAGGGCATCGGCATCAACGGCGTCGTCCTGCTCTCGTCGGTGCTCGATTTCTCGCTCGATTGGAGCATCAACTTTACTCCGACCGCAATCGGAGGAGGCGATTGGGCGTTTCCGCTCTACCTTCCGACCGAAGCCGCGGCCTCGTGGTATCACCACGCCTTGCCCGGGCCGTCAACAACCTTGGACGTGTTGCTGCCGCAAGTCGAAAACTTTGCGATGCACGAGTATCTCAATGCTCTCGCGCAAGGATCGCGAGTTTCGCCGAGCCTCTACAACGACGTCGCGTCGAAACTCCATCAATATACCGGGCTTTCGGAGAGTTATATCCGCGAGTCGAACCTTCGCGTTCCCTACTGGCGCTACGAAACGCAACTCTTTCGCGACAGCGGCGTGGCGGTCGGGCGCTACGACGCGCGCTACACGTCGTACAATCTCGATCGGCTCGGCGACCGCCCCGACTTCGATCCGACCGATTCGGCAATCGACGCCGCCTTCGTGGCGACCGGTAACTACTACATGCGTCAAGTGCTGGGCTACCACACGGGACTGATCTATCGGCCGATCACGAACCTTTTCCGCGAATGGGATTGGAAGCATAACGGCGCCGTACCACTTAACACCGCGCAGGATCTCGCCTCGGCGATGGTCTTCGATCCGAATCTTCGCGTCTTTTCAGCGAATGGCTACTACGACTTCGCGACGCCGTTCTGGGCGACCGTCTATACGCTGAACCATCTGACGATCCCATCGCAGCTGCAGCAGAACATCACTTACGGCTTCTATGAATCCGGGCACATGGTCTACCTGCACCCGGATGCTCTTGCGCGCTTTCACGACGATCTCGAATCGTGGTACGGGCGCGTGCTCGGCCGATAG